Proteins found in one Balaenoptera musculus isolate JJ_BM4_2016_0621 chromosome 4, mBalMus1.pri.v3, whole genome shotgun sequence genomic segment:
- the LOC118894988 gene encoding LOW QUALITY PROTEIN: plasminogen activator inhibitor 1 RNA-binding protein-like (The sequence of the model RefSeq protein was modified relative to this genomic sequence to represent the inferred CDS: inserted 2 bases in 1 codon; deleted 2 bases in 1 codon; substituted 1 base at 1 genomic stop codon), with the protein MPGHLQEGFGCVVTNRFDQLFDEESDPFEVLKAAENKKKEAGGGGVGGPGAKSAAQAAAQTNSNVAGKQLRKESQKDRKNPLPPNVGVVDKKEETQPPVALKKEGIRHVGRRPDQQLQGEGKIIDSRPERRPPRERRFEKPXEEKGEXGEFSVDRPIIDRPIRGRGGLGRGRGGRGRGMGQGDGFDSRGKREFDRRSGSDRSSFSHYSGLKHEDKRGGSRSHNWGTVKDELTESPKYIQKPISYNCSDLEQSNVTEAQMSPEGEEHPVVDTENKENEVEEVKEEGPKEMTLDEWKAIQNKDRAKVEFNIRKPNEGADGQWKKGFVLHKSKSEEAHAEDSVMDHHFRKPANDITSQLEINFGDLGRPGRGGRGGRGGRGRGGRPNRGIRTDKSSASAPDVDDPEAFPALA; encoded by the exons ATGCCTGGGCACTTACAGGAAGGCTTCGGCTGCGTGGTCACCAACCGATTCGACCAGTTATTTGACGAAGAATCAGACCCCTTCGAGGTGTTGAAGGCAgcagagaacaagaaaaaagaagccGGCGGGGGCGGCGTTGGGGGCCCTGGGGCCAAGAGCGCAGCTCAGGCCGCAGCCCAGACAAACTCCAACGTGGCGGGCAAACAGCTGCGTAAAGAGTCCCAGAAAGACCGCAAGAACCCGCTGCCCCCCAACGTCGGCGTGGTTGACAAGAAGGAGGAGACGCAGCCGCCCGTGGCGcttaagaaagaaggaataagaCACGTTGGAAGAAGACCTGATCAACAACTTCAGGGTGAAGGGAAGATAATTGATAGCAGACCAGAAAGGCGACCACCTCGTGAAAGACGATTCGAAAAGCC TGAAGAAAAGGGTGAATGAGGAGAATTTTCAGTTGATAGACCGATTATTGACCGGCCTATCCGAGGCCGTGGTGGTCTTGGAAGAGGTCGAGGAGGTCGTGGACGAGGAATGGGCCAGGGAGATGGCTTTGATTCTCGTGGCAAACGTGAATTTGATAGGCGTAGTGGAAGTGATAGATCTTCTTTTTCACATTACAGTGGCCTGAAGCATGAGGACAAGCGTGGAGGTAGCAGATCTCACAACTGGGGAACTGTCAAAGATGAATTAACAGAGTCCCCCAAATACATTCAGAAACCAATATCTTATAATTGCAGTGACTTGGAGCAATCAAATGTGACCGAGGCA CAAATGTCACCTGAAGGTGAAGAACATCCAGTTGTGGACACTGAAAATAAGGAGAATGAAGTTGAAGAAGTAAAGGAGGAAGGCCCAAAAGAAATGACTTTGGATGAGTGGAAGGCTATTCAAAACAAGGACCGGGCAAAAGTAGAATTTAATATCAGAAAACCAAATGAAGGTGCTGATGGGCAGTGGAAGAAGGGATTTGTTCTTCATAAGTCAAAGAGTGAAGAGGCTCATGCTGAAGACTCGGTTATGGATCACCATTTCCGGAAGCCAGCAAATGATATAACATCTCAGCTGGAGATCAATTTTGGAGACCTTGGCCGCCCAGGACGTGGTGGCAGGGGAGGACGAGGCGGCCGTGGGCGTGGTGGACGTCCAAACCGTGGCATCAGGACTGACAAGTCAAGTGCTTCTGCTCCTGATGTGGATGACCCAGAGGCATTCCCAGCTCTGGCTTAA